In a single window of the Micromonospora sp. WMMD1155 genome:
- a CDS encoding transcriptional regulator yields the protein METIYPGVRLVLTDPMPAEAVEIAHKQVLSAAEDLDGNSVATLVLEMAGAWGVPAVWEQVCRPLLARLPGRTAAEVVVEHALCEGLRVGLDAYRREPGRALPTGGVLLAGVEREAHSLGVQALAAALREKGRGCLNLGPALPWSALTDAVRRARPHTVVLWSQTPVTGRAYRLVRFARDFPRLRVYGAGPGWIEPLTPPAAHLDSLSDAVAVCSAVPAGRDAHHIRYGSVPYR from the coding sequence GTGGAAACCATCTACCCGGGGGTACGTCTGGTGCTGACCGATCCGATGCCGGCCGAGGCTGTGGAGATCGCGCACAAGCAGGTCCTGTCGGCGGCCGAGGACCTGGACGGTAACAGTGTCGCCACGCTGGTGCTGGAGATGGCCGGGGCGTGGGGCGTGCCGGCGGTCTGGGAGCAGGTCTGCCGTCCGTTGCTGGCTCGGCTTCCGGGGCGGACCGCCGCGGAGGTCGTCGTCGAGCACGCCTTGTGCGAGGGGCTTCGGGTCGGGTTGGACGCGTACCGCCGCGAGCCGGGCCGCGCCCTGCCCACCGGCGGTGTGCTGCTGGCCGGCGTCGAGAGGGAGGCGCACAGCCTCGGCGTGCAGGCCCTGGCCGCCGCGTTGCGCGAGAAGGGTCGCGGCTGTCTGAATCTGGGCCCCGCGTTGCCCTGGTCGGCGCTGACCGACGCGGTGCGGCGGGCCCGCCCGCACACCGTCGTGCTCTGGTCGCAGACGCCGGTCACCGGCCGCGCGTACCGTCTGGTGCGCTTCGCCCGGGACTTCCCGCGCCTGCGGGTGTACGGCGCGGGGCCCGGCTGGATCGAGCCGCTCACCCCGCCGGCGGCGCACCTCGACTCGTTGTCGGACGCGGTCGCCGTCTGTTCGGCCGTGCCTGCGGGGCGTGATGCTCACCACATACGATACGGATCGGTGCCGTATCGTTAA
- a CDS encoding MFS transporter, giving the protein MELHDNTGHPRRWAILGVLVISLLVVVLDNTILNVALRTLADPVHGLGASQGELEWAINSYTLVFAGLLFTFGVLGDRAGRKRFLMIGLALFGLASLLSAYAQSPGQLIAARALMGVGGAAIMPVTLSIISNVFDPRERGRAIGVWAGAVGLAVAIGPILGGALLEHFWWGSVFLINVPVVVAGVILVALLVPESRDPRPGRVDVLGVLLSVVGLVALSYGIIDGGEHGFDRPLAWGSILVGVAVLAWFVQHERRSDHPSLDVRLFKVPRFAAPVAIVGLVFFAAMGSLFFGSFYLQLVRDYSPLQTGLLFLPFAGAQLIFAPRSAAMVRRYGGKAVATVGLALTTAALAAFAFVDASTPIWIVLVVYFFQGVGMANIMPPATESIMSALPREKAGVGSAVSNTIRQVAGALGVAVLGSVLSAVYRSDVGDALTGLPAGARDAANESISGAYAAAGQLGPAAPALISAANDAFVTAMHWAAGLAGIIAALGIIVVLRWMPGRDDTSHAPVAPAAEPELAGTA; this is encoded by the coding sequence ATGGAGCTGCACGACAACACCGGCCACCCGAGGAGGTGGGCGATCCTGGGGGTGCTGGTGATCAGCCTCCTCGTGGTCGTCCTCGACAACACGATCCTCAACGTGGCCCTGCGCACCCTGGCCGACCCGGTGCACGGCCTCGGCGCCAGCCAGGGCGAGCTGGAGTGGGCGATCAACTCCTACACGCTGGTCTTCGCCGGGCTGCTGTTCACCTTCGGCGTTCTCGGCGACCGCGCCGGCCGCAAGCGCTTCCTCATGATCGGTCTGGCGCTGTTCGGCCTGGCGTCGCTGCTCTCCGCGTACGCCCAGAGCCCCGGCCAGCTCATCGCGGCCCGCGCCCTGATGGGTGTCGGTGGCGCGGCCATCATGCCGGTGACGCTGTCGATCATCTCCAACGTCTTCGACCCCCGTGAGCGTGGTCGGGCCATCGGCGTCTGGGCCGGTGCCGTCGGTCTGGCCGTGGCCATCGGCCCGATCCTCGGCGGCGCGCTGCTGGAGCATTTCTGGTGGGGCTCGGTCTTCCTGATCAACGTGCCGGTGGTCGTGGCCGGCGTGATCCTGGTGGCCCTGCTGGTCCCCGAGTCGCGCGACCCGCGACCGGGCCGCGTTGACGTGCTCGGCGTCCTGCTCTCCGTGGTCGGCCTGGTCGCCCTGTCCTACGGCATCATCGACGGCGGCGAGCACGGCTTCGACCGCCCGCTGGCCTGGGGCTCGATCCTCGTCGGCGTCGCCGTGCTGGCCTGGTTCGTCCAACACGAGCGGCGCAGCGACCACCCGTCGCTGGACGTCCGGCTGTTCAAGGTGCCCCGGTTCGCCGCCCCGGTCGCGATCGTCGGCCTGGTGTTCTTCGCCGCGATGGGCTCGCTGTTCTTCGGGTCGTTCTACCTGCAACTGGTGCGCGACTACAGCCCGCTGCAGACCGGTCTGCTCTTCCTGCCCTTCGCCGGCGCCCAGCTGATCTTCGCGCCGCGTAGTGCCGCGATGGTCCGCCGCTACGGGGGCAAGGCGGTCGCCACCGTCGGGCTTGCCCTCACCACGGCGGCCCTCGCCGCGTTCGCCTTCGTCGACGCGTCCACCCCGATCTGGATCGTGCTGGTCGTCTACTTCTTCCAGGGCGTCGGGATGGCCAACATCATGCCGCCGGCCACTGAGTCGATCATGTCGGCGCTGCCCCGCGAGAAGGCCGGCGTCGGCTCCGCGGTCAGCAACACCATCCGTCAGGTGGCCGGTGCGCTCGGCGTCGCGGTCCTCGGCTCGGTGCTCTCCGCGGTCTACCGCAGCGACGTCGGTGACGCGCTGACCGGGCTGCCCGCCGGCGCCCGCGACGCGGCCAACGAGTCGATCTCCGGGGCGTACGCGGCGGCGGGCCAGCTCGGCCCGGCGGCGCCGGCGCTGATCTCGGCGGCCAACGACGCCTTCGTCACCGCCATGCACTGGGCGGCCGGGCTCGCCGGGATCATCGCCGCGCTCGGGATCATCGTGGTGCTGCGCTGGATGCCCGGCCGGGACGACACCAGCCACGCCCCGGTGGCCCCGGCCGCCGAGCCCGAG
- a CDS encoding TetR/AcrR family transcriptional regulator C-terminal domain-containing protein, producing the protein MPRPRQPRLTRQLIVETATALIDAEGLPAFSTRRLAAELGVRGPSLYNHFATKDEILDAVADAVTGAVDTGGFASRDWVAALRDWAWSYRRALTAHPNIVPYLAQGPGRRPAALAMADAVYGGLVRAGWPPARATHIGAALRYFVAGSALGSFARGFVEDPELYAAHYPHLRDAHRLAEHQQSVDEGAFALGLDALLHGLAAEYARTVGTPDPVGTADPRRTLGATGSVRTTGTVESARPNG; encoded by the coding sequence GTGCCCCGACCCCGCCAGCCCCGGCTCACCCGGCAGCTGATCGTCGAGACCGCCACCGCGCTCATCGACGCCGAGGGGCTGCCCGCGTTCTCCACCCGCCGGCTCGCCGCCGAGTTGGGGGTCCGTGGGCCGTCGCTCTACAACCACTTCGCCACCAAGGACGAGATCCTCGACGCGGTCGCCGACGCGGTCACCGGCGCCGTCGACACCGGCGGCTTCGCCAGCCGGGACTGGGTCGCCGCGCTGCGCGACTGGGCCTGGTCGTACCGGCGGGCGCTCACCGCGCACCCGAACATCGTGCCGTACCTGGCGCAGGGGCCCGGTCGACGACCGGCCGCCCTCGCCATGGCCGACGCGGTCTACGGCGGCCTCGTCCGGGCCGGCTGGCCCCCCGCCCGGGCCACGCACATCGGCGCGGCGCTGCGCTACTTCGTGGCCGGGTCGGCGCTCGGCTCGTTCGCCCGTGGCTTCGTGGAGGACCCGGAGCTGTACGCCGCGCACTACCCGCACCTGCGCGACGCGCACCGGCTCGCCGAGCACCAGCAGAGCGTGGACGAGGGCGCCTTCGCCCTCGGCCTGGACGCACTGCTGCACGGTCTGGCCGCCGAGTACGCCCGCACGGTGGGCACACCGGACCCCGTCGGCACGGCCGACCCCCGCCGCACCCTCGGCGCGACCGGCTCCGTCCGCACCACCGGCACGGTGGAGTCCGCCCGGCCCAACGGGTAG
- a CDS encoding acyl-CoA dehydrogenase family protein — MDFSLTDEERAVRDTVRSFIRREVMPLEAEVLRRERAHQPGLDHSEVRELQLKARKFGFWGLATPEEYGGMNLPAVLQSLIWTELGHTFVPFRFGGEADNILFHATEEQKQEFLIPTIEGERRSCFAITEPGAGSDAANIRLSARRDGDDWILDGEKTFITGGHDADFAIVVAVTDREKGARNGGATAFLVDRSMGWRSEFIQTMGEGGPASLIFDGVRVPHRNILGEIGQGFTLGMEWIGKGRYTIPSHAIGIAERVLQMAIDYANTRETFGTKIGTNQAIQWMIADSETELEAARWLVLRSAWTVDQGLDPRHASSMGKLYGAGMVNRVVDRVLQIHGGMGYTRELPIERWYRQVRLYRIFEGTDEMQRLIISRDLLRGYTKIGGHLA; from the coding sequence GTGGACTTTTCGCTGACCGACGAGGAGCGGGCGGTACGGGACACCGTCCGATCGTTCATCCGCCGCGAGGTGATGCCCCTGGAGGCGGAGGTGCTCCGCCGGGAGAGGGCGCACCAGCCGGGCCTCGACCACTCCGAGGTGCGCGAGCTGCAACTCAAGGCGCGCAAGTTCGGCTTCTGGGGCCTGGCCACCCCGGAAGAGTACGGCGGGATGAACCTGCCGGCGGTGCTCCAGTCGTTGATCTGGACGGAGCTGGGCCACACGTTCGTGCCGTTCCGCTTCGGCGGCGAGGCGGACAACATCCTGTTCCACGCCACCGAGGAGCAGAAGCAGGAGTTCCTCATCCCGACCATCGAGGGCGAACGGCGCTCCTGCTTCGCGATCACCGAACCGGGGGCCGGGTCGGACGCCGCCAACATCCGGCTCTCCGCCCGCCGCGACGGCGACGACTGGATCCTCGACGGGGAGAAGACCTTCATCACCGGCGGCCACGACGCCGACTTCGCCATCGTGGTCGCGGTGACCGACCGGGAGAAGGGCGCCCGCAACGGCGGGGCCACCGCGTTCCTGGTGGACCGGTCGATGGGGTGGCGCTCGGAATTCATCCAGACCATGGGCGAGGGCGGGCCCGCGTCGCTCATCTTCGACGGTGTACGCGTGCCGCACCGCAACATCCTCGGCGAGATCGGGCAGGGCTTCACGCTGGGCATGGAGTGGATCGGCAAGGGCCGCTACACCATCCCGTCGCACGCCATCGGCATCGCCGAGCGGGTGCTGCAGATGGCGATCGATTACGCCAACACCCGGGAGACCTTCGGCACCAAGATCGGCACCAACCAGGCGATCCAGTGGATGATCGCCGACTCGGAGACCGAGTTGGAGGCGGCCCGCTGGCTGGTGCTGCGCTCGGCGTGGACGGTCGACCAGGGCCTCGACCCCCGACACGCGTCGTCGATGGGCAAGCTCTACGGCGCCGGGATGGTCAACCGGGTGGTCGACCGGGTGCTCCAGATCCACGGCGGCATGGGCTACACCCGTGAACTGCCGATCGAGCGCTGGTATCGGCAGGTCCGCCTCTACCGGATCTTCGAGGGCACCGACGAGATGCAGCGGCTGATCATCTCCCGGGATTTGCTGCGCGGCTACACGAAGATCGGCGGCCACCTGGCCTAG
- a CDS encoding zinc-binding dehydrogenase, with protein MSAPEPVTVRALVARGSGAELRIERVRLPAPGPGEVRVAITAAGVCHSDLSMVNGTLAARFPLVLGHEATGVVAATGPGGSLPVGTPVVLNWAPACRACWWCRHGEPWLCADTTAPTVPRGETDDGVPLNLTLGLGALAEAVVVPERAVIPIPAGLPPEQAALLGCAVLTGVGAVGNTARVAPGESVAVVGLGGVGLAVLAAARRAGATTILAVDVAEAKRDLALAAGATDFLLSDDRLSKEIRARTEGRGVDHAFECVGRAATIRAAWRLTRRGGAVTVVGMGAKDDMVSLGALDVFHSARTLRSSVYGSSDPDREVPVLAAALADGALDLRVLVSGTIGLDEAPMAFDRLARGEGARWVVTLD; from the coding sequence ATGAGCGCCCCCGAGCCGGTCACCGTCCGCGCGCTCGTCGCGCGCGGGTCCGGCGCCGAACTGCGGATCGAGCGGGTACGCCTGCCCGCTCCCGGCCCCGGCGAGGTGCGGGTGGCGATCACCGCCGCCGGTGTCTGCCACTCCGACCTCTCGATGGTCAACGGCACCCTCGCCGCGAGGTTTCCGCTGGTGCTCGGGCACGAGGCGACCGGTGTGGTCGCCGCGACCGGCCCGGGCGGCAGCCTGCCGGTCGGCACACCGGTGGTGCTCAACTGGGCACCGGCCTGCCGAGCCTGCTGGTGGTGCCGGCACGGCGAGCCGTGGCTGTGCGCGGACACCACCGCACCGACCGTGCCGCGCGGCGAGACCGACGACGGCGTACCGCTGAACCTGACTCTCGGTCTCGGCGCGCTCGCCGAGGCGGTGGTGGTGCCCGAACGCGCCGTCATCCCGATCCCGGCCGGGCTGCCGCCCGAGCAGGCCGCCCTGCTCGGCTGCGCGGTGCTCACCGGCGTCGGCGCGGTCGGCAACACCGCCCGGGTGGCACCTGGCGAGAGCGTGGCCGTCGTCGGGCTCGGTGGGGTCGGCCTCGCCGTTCTGGCCGCCGCCCGCCGGGCCGGTGCCACGACGATCCTCGCCGTCGACGTCGCCGAGGCCAAGCGTGACCTGGCGCTCGCCGCCGGGGCGACCGACTTCCTGCTCTCCGACGATCGGCTCTCCAAGGAGATCCGGGCCCGCACCGAAGGCCGGGGCGTCGACCACGCGTTCGAGTGCGTCGGCCGGGCCGCCACCATCCGCGCCGCCTGGCGGCTCACCCGGCGCGGGGGAGCGGTGACAGTCGTCGGCATGGGCGCCAAGGACGACATGGTCAGCCTCGGCGCGCTGGACGTCTTTCACTCCGCCCGTACCCTGCGCTCCTCGGTGTACGGCTCGTCCGACCCGGACCGAGAGGTGCCGGTGCTGGCCGCCGCCCTCGCCGACGGCGCGCTGGATCTGCGTGTGCTGGTCAGCGGCACGATCGGCCTGGACGAGGCACCCATGGCGTTCGATCGGCTGGCGCGGGGCGAGGGCGCCCGCTGGGTGGTCACTCTGGACTGA
- a CDS encoding VOC family protein: protein MTDASARGPQPRRGTIQRMDNVAIVVDDLATAVAFFVELGLELEGEATVEGSAVDRLLGLEGVRSDIAMMRTPDGYGRVELTKYQTPSSRHGDPSAPTNTLGAHRIMFAVDDMDDILDRLRPHGAELIGELVQYENSYRLCYLRGPAGIAIALAEQTG from the coding sequence ATGACCGACGCCAGCGCGCGAGGCCCGCAGCCTCGGCGAGGGACGATCCAGCGGATGGACAACGTCGCCATCGTCGTCGACGACCTCGCCACCGCCGTGGCGTTCTTCGTCGAACTCGGACTTGAGTTGGAAGGCGAGGCGACGGTCGAGGGCAGCGCGGTGGACCGCCTCCTCGGGCTCGAGGGGGTCCGCTCGGACATCGCCATGATGCGCACCCCGGACGGCTACGGACGCGTCGAGCTGACCAAATACCAGACGCCGTCGAGCCGCCACGGTGACCCGTCCGCGCCGACGAACACGCTGGGCGCCCATCGCATCATGTTCGCCGTCGACGACATGGACGACATCCTCGACCGCCTGCGCCCGCACGGAGCCGAACTCATCGGCGAGCTGGTGCAGTACGAGAACAGCTACCGGCTCTGCTACCTGCGCGGCCCCGCCGGCATCGCCATCGCACTGGCCGAGCAGACCGGGTAA
- a CDS encoding aminotransferase class V-fold PLP-dependent enzyme, with amino-acid sequence MEIEQAQQLWKPEPGWLNTASYGLPPEPAWTALQEALAQWRVGSTSWEGWGDSVQRSRTAFAGLIGVPEGDVAVGASVSQMLAPVAAALPATATVVAPDVEFTSNLFPWLVQEERGISVRTVPVESLVDAIDADTDLVAFSLVQSADGAVAAYDDVVAAARAHDALVVVDATQACGWLPFDGSRADVVAVGGYKWLMNPRGTAFAYLAPALRERLRPDAAGWYAGRDPHASYYGPPLRLADDARRFDISPAWFSWVGAAPALELVAEIGVPAIQAHDVALANRFRIGLGQPPGESAIVTVDVPDAERRLAAAGIRAAVRAGRVRASFHIYSTEADVDAALEALTG; translated from the coding sequence ATGGAGATCGAGCAGGCGCAGCAGTTGTGGAAGCCGGAGCCCGGTTGGTTGAACACCGCCTCCTACGGGCTGCCGCCCGAGCCGGCGTGGACGGCGTTGCAGGAGGCGCTCGCCCAGTGGCGGGTCGGCAGCACCTCCTGGGAGGGCTGGGGCGACTCGGTGCAGCGCTCCCGTACCGCGTTCGCCGGTCTGATCGGCGTGCCGGAGGGCGACGTGGCGGTCGGCGCCTCCGTCTCGCAGATGCTCGCGCCGGTGGCGGCGGCGCTGCCCGCCACGGCGACGGTGGTGGCCCCGGACGTCGAGTTCACCTCCAACCTGTTCCCCTGGCTCGTGCAGGAGGAGCGTGGCATCTCCGTCCGCACGGTGCCGGTGGAGTCTCTCGTCGACGCCATCGACGCGGACACCGACCTGGTCGCGTTCAGTCTGGTGCAGTCGGCCGACGGGGCGGTCGCCGCGTACGACGACGTCGTGGCCGCCGCCCGCGCGCACGACGCGTTGGTGGTGGTGGACGCGACCCAGGCGTGTGGCTGGCTGCCCTTCGACGGGAGCCGGGCCGACGTGGTGGCGGTGGGCGGCTACAAGTGGCTGATGAACCCGCGCGGGACCGCGTTCGCCTACCTGGCTCCGGCGCTGCGTGAAAGGCTGCGCCCGGACGCCGCCGGCTGGTACGCGGGCCGCGATCCGCACGCCTCCTACTACGGCCCGCCGTTGCGACTGGCCGACGACGCGCGCCGGTTCGACATCTCGCCGGCCTGGTTCAGCTGGGTGGGGGCGGCACCCGCCCTGGAGTTGGTCGCCGAGATCGGCGTGCCGGCGATCCAGGCGCACGACGTGGCGCTGGCCAACCGGTTCCGGATCGGGCTGGGCCAGCCGCCGGGGGAGAGCGCCATCGTGACCGTGGACGTGCCGGACGCGGAGCGGCGTCTGGCGGCGGCCGGCATCCGGGCGGCGGTACGCGCCGGACGGGTGCGGGCCTCGTTCCACATCTACTCCACCGAGGCAGACGTGGACGCTGCGCTGGAGGCGCTGACCGGCTGA
- a CDS encoding GNAT family protein — translation MFATERVRLRPPTPDDAPNMFRLYGDPELHLITDGEPFLPRHVGQIRARLEKQVADPPDGQANVSLVAETVADGTFLGGSVLWGISAFNQFAHLGISLLPEARGQGYGTEVIRLLCRYGFRNRNLRRLELETLAGNTAMRRTAEACGFTHEGTLREREYDGDGFADMVIYGLLRRDWTP, via the coding sequence ATGTTCGCCACCGAGCGGGTCCGACTGCGCCCGCCCACTCCCGACGACGCGCCGAACATGTTCCGGCTGTACGGCGATCCCGAGTTGCACCTGATCACCGACGGCGAGCCGTTCCTGCCGCGCCACGTCGGCCAGATCCGGGCGCGGCTGGAGAAGCAGGTCGCCGACCCGCCCGACGGCCAGGCCAACGTGTCGCTGGTGGCGGAGACCGTGGCCGACGGCACGTTCCTCGGTGGCAGCGTGCTGTGGGGGATCAGCGCGTTCAACCAGTTCGCCCACCTGGGCATCTCGCTGCTCCCCGAGGCACGTGGCCAGGGGTACGGGACCGAGGTGATCCGGCTGCTCTGCCGGTACGGCTTCCGCAACCGCAACCTGCGCCGTCTGGAGTTGGAGACGCTGGCCGGCAACACGGCCATGCGGCGGACCGCGGAGGCGTGCGGCTTCACGCACGAAGGCACCCTGCGGGAGCGCGAGTACGACGGTGACGGCTTCGCGGACATGGTGATCTACGGGCTGCTCCGCCGCGACTGGACGCCGTAG
- a CDS encoding aldehyde dehydrogenase family protein encodes MDLAAPPSQLSDALRLRRHLHVGGEWTPPAGTDVIDVENPSTGELIGQVPAGTAADVDAAVAAARAAFPGWSTIAPAERSAHLDRLHAALAVRADDLARTIAVELGAPLKLATRVQVGLPLTVLRDHVTLAARVPVEESIGNSLVVREPIGVVGAITPWNYPLHQVMAKLAPALAAGCTVVLKPSELTPLTAYLLFDAVTEAGLPPGVLNLVAGTGPVVGEALAGHPDVDLVSFTGSTATGARIMRLAADRIARVALELGGKSANVILPDADLAAAVKVGVGNALLNSGQTCTAWTRMLVHRDRYDEALDLIATAVAGYRLGDPFDPSTRLGPLVSAAQAERVRGHIDKAAADGARLVAGGPDAPVPARGHFVAPTVFADVHPDSALAQEEVFGPVLAVLPFTDTDEAVAIANNSRYGLAGAVWSADTDAALAVARRLRTGAVDINGAPFNPLAPFGGYKQSGLGRELGVHGLAEFCELKAIQR; translated from the coding sequence ATGGACCTCGCCGCCCCGCCGTCGCAGCTGTCCGACGCCCTGCGCCTCCGGCGCCACCTGCACGTCGGCGGCGAGTGGACGCCTCCCGCCGGCACCGACGTGATCGACGTGGAGAATCCGAGCACCGGCGAGTTGATCGGGCAGGTGCCGGCCGGCACGGCAGCCGACGTGGACGCGGCCGTGGCCGCCGCCCGCGCCGCGTTCCCCGGTTGGTCGACCATCGCCCCCGCCGAACGGTCCGCCCACCTGGACCGGCTGCACGCCGCGCTCGCCGTCCGCGCCGACGACCTCGCCCGCACCATCGCCGTCGAGTTGGGCGCCCCACTGAAGCTCGCCACCCGGGTCCAGGTCGGGTTGCCGCTGACCGTCCTGCGCGACCACGTCACGCTCGCCGCCCGCGTACCGGTCGAGGAGAGCATCGGCAACTCCCTCGTCGTCCGCGAGCCGATCGGTGTGGTCGGCGCGATCACCCCGTGGAACTACCCGCTGCACCAGGTGATGGCGAAGCTGGCCCCGGCGCTGGCCGCCGGCTGCACGGTGGTGCTCAAGCCCAGCGAGCTGACCCCGCTGACCGCGTACCTGCTCTTCGACGCGGTCACCGAGGCCGGGTTGCCGCCGGGGGTGCTCAACCTGGTCGCCGGCACCGGGCCGGTGGTCGGCGAGGCCCTGGCCGGTCATCCCGACGTCGACCTGGTGTCGTTCACCGGCTCCACCGCGACCGGCGCCCGGATCATGCGGCTCGCCGCCGACCGGATCGCCCGGGTCGCACTGGAGCTGGGCGGCAAGTCCGCCAACGTGATCCTCCCCGACGCCGACCTGGCCGCCGCGGTCAAGGTGGGCGTCGGCAACGCCCTGCTCAACTCCGGCCAGACCTGCACCGCGTGGACCCGGATGCTGGTGCACCGCGACCGGTACGACGAGGCACTCGACCTGATCGCCACGGCGGTGGCCGGCTACCGCCTCGGTGACCCGTTCGACCCGTCCACCCGCCTCGGCCCGCTGGTCTCCGCAGCCCAGGCCGAGCGGGTGCGCGGCCACATCGACAAGGCCGCCGCCGACGGCGCGCGGCTGGTCGCCGGTGGCCCGGACGCCCCGGTGCCGGCGCGGGGGCACTTCGTCGCGCCGACCGTGTTCGCCGACGTGCACCCCGACAGCGCACTCGCCCAGGAGGAGGTCTTCGGTCCGGTGCTCGCCGTCCTTCCGTTCACCGACACCGACGAGGCGGTCGCCATCGCCAACAATTCGAGGTACGGGCTGGCCGGTGCGGTCTGGTCCGCCGACACCGACGCGGCGCTCGCGGTGGCCCGCCGGCTGCGTACCGGGGCGGTGGACATCAACGGCGCACCGTTCAACCCGCTCGCCCCGTTCGGTGGCTACAAGCAGTCCGGCCTGGGCCGTGAGCTGGGTGTGCACGGGCTCGCCGAGTTCTGCGAACTGAAGGCGATCCAGCGATGA